In Prunus dulcis chromosome 1, ALMONDv2, whole genome shotgun sequence, the following are encoded in one genomic region:
- the LOC117614239 gene encoding 60S ribosomal protein L38-like, producing the protein MPKQIHEIKDFLLTARRKDARSVKIKRSKDAVKFKVRCSKYLYTLCVFDTEKADKLKQSLPPGLSVQDL; encoded by the exons ATG CCTAAGCAAATCCATGAGATTAAAGATTTCCTTCTCACTGCAAGAAGGAAAGACGCACGCTCGGTGAAAATTAAGAGGAGCAAGGATGCGGTGAAGTTCAAGGTCCGTTGCTCCAAGTACCTCTACACGCTTTGTGTTTTTGACACAGAGAAGGCTGACAAGTTGAAGCAGTCTCTTCCTCCAG GTTTAAGTGTGCAAGACCTGTGA